One part of the Truepera radiovictrix DSM 17093 genome encodes these proteins:
- the mqnB gene encoding futalosine hydrolase, whose translation MSTLLITATALEAAPLKALPWRARPFPLGELYALPGGLYLAHLGVAKVNTAAGLALALQQLAPEAVVQFGVGGAFAASGLPLGGVAVASGEVHMDTGVQLERGWQDMEALGFPLLPGPPPRFNHFPTDLALSAALAEAARAPRVLFGTSECVTGSFGAAARLYARFGAAIESMEGAAAAQVCAALKVPFAEVRGVSNRVGERDKARWDLPGAVRAVNAALKAFLDL comes from the coding sequence GTGTCTACGCTCCTGATCACGGCGACCGCGCTCGAGGCCGCGCCGCTCAAGGCACTCCCCTGGCGGGCGCGCCCTTTCCCGCTAGGCGAGCTCTACGCGCTGCCGGGTGGGCTCTACCTCGCCCACCTGGGGGTCGCCAAGGTCAACACCGCCGCCGGGCTCGCTTTGGCCCTGCAGCAGCTCGCCCCCGAGGCCGTCGTGCAGTTCGGCGTCGGCGGGGCGTTCGCCGCCTCTGGCCTCCCCCTCGGGGGGGTCGCGGTCGCGAGCGGCGAGGTGCACATGGACACCGGCGTGCAACTAGAGCGCGGCTGGCAGGACATGGAGGCGCTCGGTTTCCCCCTCTTGCCGGGTCCCCCACCCCGCTTCAACCACTTCCCCACCGACCTCGCGCTGAGCGCCGCCCTCGCCGAAGCGGCGCGCGCGCCGCGCGTCCTTTTCGGCACCTCGGAGTGCGTCACGGGCAGCTTTGGGGCCGCAGCGCGCCTCTACGCGCGCTTCGGCGCCGCCATCGAGTCGATGGAGGGCGCCGCCGCCGCGCAGGTCTGCGCCGCTCTCAAGGTGCCCTTCGCCGAGGTGCGCGGCGTCAGCAACCGGGTCGGCGAACGCGACAAGGCCCGCTGGGACCTCCCCGGCGCCGTCAGGGCCGTGAACGCCGCTCTGAAG
- the ftsY gene encoding signal recognition particle-docking protein FtsY, translating to MSWFDRLKRGLGKTRDVLTTDVRDLGSVWEMPWDDLEFALIGADTGSKIAAEVVAEAKRERERGVSFREALEKALLDQLEPDRMRQKLRRVGFTLDVTRHTVEVRGSVVMVVGVNGVGKTTTIAKLGQYYTERGRRVMFAAGDTFRAAATAQLEVWGERLGIPTVTGPDGSDPGAVAFNAAQQRRARGYDLLFVDTAGRLHTKHNLMEELKKVKRVIAKADPDEPKEVWLVLDAVTGQNGLAQAKKFHEAVGLTGVIVTKLDGTAKGGILLPIVRELGLPIKFIGVGEKAEDLQPYDAAAYVRALLDMPEPTAA from the coding sequence ATGTCGTGGTTCGACCGCCTTAAACGGGGCCTCGGCAAGACGCGCGACGTGCTCACGACCGACGTGCGCGACCTCGGCTCGGTCTGGGAGATGCCGTGGGACGACCTCGAGTTCGCCCTTATCGGCGCCGACACGGGTTCTAAGATCGCCGCCGAGGTCGTCGCGGAGGCCAAACGCGAGCGCGAACGGGGCGTCTCGTTTCGCGAAGCCCTCGAAAAAGCCCTTTTGGATCAGCTCGAGCCCGACCGGATGCGCCAAAAGCTGCGGCGCGTCGGTTTTACCCTCGACGTCACGCGCCACACCGTCGAGGTGAGAGGCAGCGTGGTCATGGTGGTCGGCGTCAACGGCGTCGGCAAAACCACCACCATCGCCAAACTCGGGCAGTACTACACCGAGCGCGGTCGGCGCGTGATGTTCGCCGCCGGCGACACCTTCCGGGCCGCCGCCACCGCGCAGCTCGAGGTCTGGGGGGAGCGCCTGGGCATCCCCACCGTCACCGGCCCCGACGGCTCCGACCCGGGCGCGGTCGCCTTTAACGCCGCGCAGCAGCGCCGCGCCCGCGGCTACGACCTCCTGTTCGTCGACACCGCTGGCCGCCTCCACACCAAGCACAACCTCATGGAAGAGCTTAAAAAGGTCAAGCGGGTGATCGCCAAAGCCGACCCCGACGAACCCAAGGAGGTCTGGTTGGTCCTCGACGCGGTGACCGGCCAGAACGGGCTCGCGCAGGCCAAGAAGTTTCACGAGGCGGTCGGGCTCACGGGCGTGATCGTCACCAAACTCGACGGCACCGCCAAGGGCGGTATCCTGCTCCCCATCGTGCGCGAGTTGGGGCTGCCGATCAAGTTCATCGGCGTCGGGGAGAAGGCCGAAGACCTGCAACCCTACGACGCGGCGGCCTACGTCAGGGCGCTTCTCGACATGCCGGAGCCGACGGCTGCTTGA
- the gltX gene encoding glutamate--tRNA ligase — protein MTVTRIAPSPTGDPHVGTAYMSLFDYVFAKQQGGTFILRIEDTDQKRYRPEAEARLYEALRWLGLEPDESPEKGGPNAPYRQSERRALYARYAEQLLAEGKAYRAFETPEELEAIRLELQAKGLGHGYDGRARALSKEESDRRAAAGEPFAVRLVTPDEGETVVRDLLRGEVRIPNREVPDAVLLKSDGLPTYHLAVVVDDHLMGVTHAVRGEEWLPTAPIHVLLYRAFGWPEPVWVHMPVLKNAAGKKLSKRKDDTNLESYRRQGILPEAFLNYLATMGWSMPDGREFFTLEEMIAHFSFERVSLGGSIFDPKRLRFYNARYLRELPLEELARRVKPFLQEAGLSWNDEDYLLDVLEVLRPRAETLRDFAEHPYFFTEDFAYTDEAKKKLKSGQAYLEDLERAFARLDSFDEDSVDDLLHDYVQSQSVGMGKVLQPLRAALTGTTHSPGMTEVVSLLGRERVLGRLGRALTALTQGLPDDRPVKPPKDAHSADESREGAPL, from the coding sequence ATGACTGTCACACGCATCGCCCCCTCACCGACCGGCGACCCCCACGTCGGCACGGCCTACATGAGCCTGTTCGACTACGTGTTCGCCAAACAGCAAGGGGGCACCTTTATCCTCCGCATCGAGGATACCGACCAGAAGCGCTACCGACCGGAGGCCGAAGCCCGCCTCTACGAGGCGCTGCGCTGGCTCGGCCTAGAACCCGACGAGAGCCCCGAAAAAGGGGGGCCTAACGCCCCTTACCGCCAGTCCGAACGGCGCGCCCTCTACGCGCGCTACGCCGAGCAGCTCCTCGCCGAGGGCAAAGCCTACCGCGCCTTTGAAACCCCCGAGGAGCTCGAGGCCATCCGCCTCGAGCTGCAGGCCAAGGGCCTCGGCCACGGTTACGACGGGCGCGCTCGAGCGCTCTCCAAGGAGGAGTCCGACCGCCGCGCCGCGGCCGGCGAGCCCTTCGCCGTGCGCCTCGTGACCCCGGACGAGGGGGAAACGGTCGTGCGTGACCTTTTGCGCGGCGAGGTTCGTATCCCCAACCGCGAGGTGCCCGACGCCGTGCTCTTAAAGAGCGATGGGCTGCCGACCTATCACCTCGCGGTGGTCGTCGACGACCACCTCATGGGGGTGACGCACGCGGTGCGCGGTGAGGAGTGGCTGCCGACCGCACCGATTCACGTGCTGCTCTACCGGGCGTTCGGGTGGCCCGAACCGGTGTGGGTGCACATGCCGGTCTTGAAAAACGCCGCCGGTAAAAAGCTCAGCAAACGCAAAGACGACACCAACCTAGAGTCCTACCGCCGTCAGGGCATCCTCCCCGAAGCGTTTTTAAATTACCTCGCCACCATGGGGTGGAGCATGCCCGACGGGCGCGAGTTTTTCACCCTAGAGGAGATGATCGCGCACTTTTCGTTCGAGCGCGTGTCGCTAGGCGGCTCCATCTTCGACCCCAAGCGGCTGCGCTTTTACAACGCGCGCTACCTGCGCGAGCTGCCCCTCGAGGAGCTCGCGCGGCGGGTTAAACCCTTTTTGCAGGAAGCGGGCCTCTCGTGGAACGACGAGGACTACCTGCTCGACGTCCTCGAAGTGCTCCGGCCGCGCGCCGAGACGCTGCGCGACTTTGCCGAGCACCCCTACTTCTTCACCGAGGACTTCGCCTACACCGACGAGGCGAAGAAAAAGCTCAAGAGCGGCCAAGCCTACCTTGAAGACCTCGAGCGCGCCTTTGCCCGCCTCGACTCCTTCGACGAGGACTCGGTCGACGACCTGCTCCACGACTACGTGCAGTCGCAGAGCGTCGGTATGGGCAAGGTGTTGCAACCGCTGCGGGCCGCGCTTACCGGCACAACCCACTCGCCGGGGATGACCGAAGTCGTGAGCCTTCTCGGGCGCGAAAGGGTCCTCGGGCGCCTCGGGCGCGCCCTGACCGCGCTGACCCAAGGGCTCCCCGACGATAGGCCCGTCAAACCGCCCAAAGACGCGCACAGCGCGGATGAAAGTCGCGAAGGGGCGCCCCTATAA
- a CDS encoding undecaprenyl-diphosphate phosphatase: protein MDLFQAAVLGVLQGLTEFLPISSSAHLRIFPALFGWKDPGAAFTAVSQIGTEAAVILFFWRDLLRIGLMWLRSLFRPALRQSLDARMGWYILVGTLPIGVLGLLFEAQIDTVARDLRLIAGTLIGLGVVLFIADRTGRHHKRLEELTVRDALLYGLAQALALVPGVSRSGATISAGLALGYERATAARYAFLLAIPAVVTSGLYKLPDALAEGGAGLAPTLLATLLAFVTGYASIAWLLRFVSTHSYLPFVLYRVALGATVLAFVLFGGLEPLDVLVDAGPPR, encoded by the coding sequence ATGGATCTCTTTCAGGCTGCTGTTTTAGGTGTTTTGCAGGGTCTCACCGAGTTTCTACCGATCTCTAGCTCCGCGCACCTGCGCATCTTCCCCGCGCTCTTCGGTTGGAAGGACCCGGGTGCGGCGTTTACCGCCGTTTCGCAAATCGGCACCGAAGCGGCCGTGATCCTCTTTTTCTGGCGCGACCTGCTGCGCATCGGCCTTATGTGGTTGCGCTCGCTCTTTCGCCCCGCGCTCCGCCAAAGCCTAGACGCCCGGATGGGTTGGTACATCCTCGTCGGTACGCTCCCCATAGGCGTCCTGGGGCTGCTGTTCGAGGCGCAGATCGACACCGTGGCGCGCGACCTGCGGCTTATCGCGGGGACGCTCATCGGCCTCGGGGTCGTTCTTTTTATCGCCGACCGCACGGGGCGCCACCACAAGCGTTTGGAGGAGCTCACCGTACGCGACGCGCTCCTCTACGGCTTGGCGCAAGCGCTGGCGCTCGTGCCGGGGGTGTCGCGCTCGGGGGCGACGATTAGCGCGGGGCTCGCGCTCGGCTACGAACGCGCCACCGCGGCCCGCTACGCCTTTTTGCTCGCCATCCCGGCGGTCGTCACCTCCGGGCTCTACAAGCTCCCCGACGCGCTCGCCGAAGGGGGCGCGGGGCTCGCACCGACGCTGCTCGCCACCCTTCTCGCGTTTGTCACCGGCTACGCCTCGATCGCCTGGCTGCTGCGTTTTGTCAGCACGCACTCCTACTTGCCTTTCGTGCTCTACCGCGTCGCTCTGGGCGCTACCGTGCTCGCGTTCGTGCTCTTTGGCGGGCTCGAGCCCCTCGACGTGCTCGTCGACGCCGGGCCGCCGCGGTAG
- the rpsI gene encoding 30S ribosomal protein S9, translated as MEQYYGTGRRKAAVARVFLRPGAGRIVVNGKEFQDYFRGILVGVQALEPLKVTGTAGRYDALITVKGGGPSGQADAIKLGVARALVAANPEFRARLKPGGYLTRDAREVERKKYGLRKARRAPQYSKR; from the coding sequence ATGGAACAGTATTACGGTACGGGACGCCGCAAGGCCGCCGTCGCGCGGGTGTTTTTGCGCCCCGGTGCGGGCCGCATCGTGGTTAACGGCAAGGAGTTCCAGGACTACTTCCGCGGCATCTTGGTCGGCGTGCAAGCCCTCGAGCCCCTTAAAGTGACCGGCACCGCCGGCCGCTACGACGCCCTGATCACGGTCAAGGGCGGCGGTCCGAGCGGTCAAGCCGACGCCATCAAGCTCGGCGTCGCCCGCGCGCTGGTTGCCGCTAACCCCGAGTTTCGCGCGCGCCTCAAACCCGGCGGTTACCTCACGCGCGACGCCCGCGAGGTCGAACGCAAAAAGTACGGCCTGCGCAAAGCGCGCCGCGCGCCGCAGTACAGCAAGCGCTAA
- the rplM gene encoding 50S ribosomal protein L13 → MKTYFPKTAQNGWVLVDAEGQTVGRLATKIASVLRGKHKPDFTPNQLCGDFVVVVNADKVVFTGNKLDQKVYTRYSGYQGGLKKTTARAALAKHPERVLEHAVWGMLPKNRLGRRMIRRLKVYSGPTHPHSAQQPKEMSL, encoded by the coding sequence GTGAAAACGTACTTTCCCAAAACCGCCCAAAACGGTTGGGTGCTCGTCGACGCCGAAGGGCAGACGGTCGGGCGGCTAGCGACGAAGATCGCTAGCGTGCTGCGCGGCAAGCATAAACCTGACTTTACCCCAAACCAGCTCTGCGGCGACTTCGTCGTCGTCGTCAACGCCGACAAGGTGGTCTTTACGGGTAACAAGCTCGACCAAAAGGTCTACACCCGCTACAGCGGCTACCAAGGGGGCCTCAAAAAGACCACGGCCCGCGCGGCGCTCGCCAAACACCCCGAGCGCGTCCTCGAGCACGCCGTCTGGGGGATGCTGCCGAAAAACCGCCTGGGCCGCCGGATGATCCGCCGCCTCAAAGTCTATAGCGGTCCCACGCACCCCCACAGCGCGCAGCAACCCAAGGAGATGAGCCTTTAA
- a CDS encoding histidine phosphatase family protein, whose translation MKLFFVRHGETDWASLEARGVRGWARSFAPLTARGRLQIDVIASDYRLQEAEAILTSSYARALESAARLSRALDKPLHVEYDLHEWLPQKDSLGEMDDEIIRHANEQLSYYTGFIPFPDRRVCADPHRPAALERRVPVAERRAPPPEARSWESVEEVRERVFGVLRRYSHLETLIVVSHAVVITSMLGVQRSVDHAEIVPMEFDLKQLGLSAAAAKVPT comes from the coding sequence GTGAAACTCTTTTTCGTCCGTCACGGCGAGACCGATTGGGCGAGCCTCGAGGCCCGCGGGGTGCGCGGTTGGGCGCGCTCGTTCGCGCCGCTTACCGCGCGCGGCAGGTTGCAGATAGACGTCATCGCGAGCGACTACCGCCTGCAGGAGGCCGAGGCGATCTTGACGTCGTCGTACGCGCGGGCGCTCGAGTCCGCCGCGCGGCTTTCACGCGCGCTCGACAAACCGCTTCACGTCGAGTACGACCTGCACGAATGGCTCCCGCAGAAGGACTCCTTGGGCGAGATGGACGACGAGATCATCCGTCACGCCAACGAGCAGCTCAGCTACTACACGGGTTTTATCCCCTTTCCCGACCGGCGCGTCTGCGCCGACCCGCACCGCCCGGCGGCTCTAGAGCGCCGCGTCCCGGTCGCCGAGCGCAGAGCGCCGCCGCCCGAAGCGCGCAGTTGGGAGAGCGTCGAAGAGGTGCGCGAGCGGGTCTTCGGGGTGTTGCGCCGTTACAGCCACCTAGAGACCCTGATCGTGGTGTCGCACGCGGTGGTCATTACCAGCATGCTCGGCGTGCAGCGCTCGGTCGACCACGCCGAGATCGTCCCGATGGAGTTCGACCTTAAGCAGCTGGGGCTGAGCGCAGCGGCCGCAAAGGTGCCCACGTAG
- a CDS encoding GNAT family N-acetyltransferase — translation MNALVLTGPTVRLEPLAREHVAPLMAIAKAHAEHYRYTSTPTTDAEAEAYFERAFREREAGRAYPFALVREGQVVGTSRLAEVRLDHRNCELGYTWLAPEVQGTGVNPESKYLLLRFAFETLELLRVYFYTDTRNVRSQRALERLGAVYEGTLRAERIMRDGYLRDTKVYAILQREWPGVKATLEARLGPF, via the coding sequence GTGAACGCCCTGGTCCTCACCGGTCCTACCGTGCGGCTCGAGCCGCTCGCCCGGGAGCACGTAGCGCCCCTGATGGCGATCGCCAAAGCCCACGCCGAACACTACCGCTACACCTCGACGCCGACGACCGACGCGGAGGCAGAGGCCTACTTCGAGCGCGCCTTTCGCGAACGCGAGGCGGGTCGGGCCTACCCCTTCGCCCTCGTGCGCGAAGGCCAGGTCGTCGGGACGAGCCGCCTCGCCGAGGTGCGTTTGGACCACCGCAACTGCGAGCTCGGGTATACCTGGCTCGCGCCCGAGGTCCAGGGGACCGGGGTCAACCCCGAGAGCAAGTACCTGCTCCTTCGCTTCGCCTTCGAGACCCTCGAGCTGCTGCGCGTCTACTTCTACACGGACACGCGCAACGTGCGTTCGCAGCGCGCGCTGGAACGCCTGGGCGCCGTCTACGAGGGCACGCTGCGCGCCGAGCGGATCATGCGCGACGGCTACCTGCGCGACACCAAGGTGTACGCGATCTTGCAGCGCGAGTGGCCGGGGGTGAAAGCGACGTTAGAGGCGCGCTTGGGGCCCTTCTAG
- a CDS encoding Crp/Fnr family transcriptional regulator translates to MRTADPTFLAQVPLFHKAPARALEIVSEAVQPRTFDADTVLFREGDRGEVLYILHKGTVKLFKIDLEGHEKTLAILKPPEFFGEMALLGEGGRSATAVCLRETHVYLLFKDDFERLLREYPSISLNVANTLSQRLRGMGDEAQVLSYKDAQGRVAYVILRLYWGGHIDFGETGHALLRLTHQELASLAGTSRETVTRALKALEEEGVISTRPKEVLIKDPDGLEEILHGVR, encoded by the coding sequence ATGCGCACTGCTGACCCCACCTTCCTCGCGCAGGTTCCGCTCTTTCACAAGGCCCCCGCGCGCGCCCTCGAGATCGTCTCCGAAGCCGTGCAACCCCGCACCTTCGACGCCGACACCGTGCTCTTTCGCGAGGGCGACCGCGGCGAGGTGCTCTACATCCTCCACAAAGGCACCGTCAAGCTCTTTAAGATCGACCTCGAGGGCCACGAAAAAACGCTCGCCATCCTTAAACCCCCCGAGTTCTTCGGCGAGATGGCCCTTTTGGGGGAGGGGGGGCGGAGCGCGACGGCGGTGTGCTTGCGCGAGACGCACGTCTACTTGCTCTTTAAAGACGACTTCGAACGGCTCCTAAGGGAGTACCCGAGCATCAGCCTCAACGTCGCCAACACCCTGTCGCAACGCCTTCGGGGGATGGGCGACGAGGCGCAGGTGCTCTCCTACAAAGACGCCCAGGGGCGAGTCGCCTACGTCATCTTGCGCCTCTACTGGGGGGGGCACATCGACTTTGGCGAGACGGGCCACGCCCTTTTACGCCTGACCCACCAGGAGCTCGCGAGCCTCGCGGGGACGAGCCGCGAAACCGTGACGCGCGCGCTTAAAGCGCTCGAGGAGGAGGGGGTCATCAGCACGCGCCCCAAAGAGGTGCTCATCAAAGACCCCGACGGCTTGGAGGAGATCCTGCACGGCGTCCGCTAG
- a CDS encoding ABC transporter ATP-binding protein yields MRSVNPPAPTYEPAQVRALACRQLTRTFPTPGGPLHVLRGVDLEVAPAQIVAILGPSGSGKSTLLHLLGGLDRPSSGVVLWGAREVQGLPQGVLARERARTLGLVFQHHYLLEDLTVLENVTLSGRLRGRVDEARGRDLLARTGLLERASFLPRRLSGGERQRAAVARALYNRPRVVLADEPTGSLDRVSARSVYELLAQLAQEEGSAVVMVTHDEGLVERVDARFRLQDGVLVPA; encoded by the coding sequence GTGCGGAGCGTGAACCCACCCGCCCCGACGTACGAACCTGCGCAGGTGAGGGCGCTCGCGTGTCGCCAGCTGACCCGCACCTTCCCCACGCCGGGGGGCCCCTTACACGTCTTGCGGGGGGTCGACCTAGAGGTCGCGCCGGCGCAGATCGTCGCCATCTTGGGGCCTTCGGGCTCGGGTAAGAGCACCTTGCTGCACCTTTTGGGTGGCCTCGACCGGCCGAGCAGCGGGGTGGTGCTGTGGGGCGCGCGCGAGGTGCAGGGGTTGCCGCAGGGGGTGCTCGCGCGCGAGCGCGCCCGGACGCTCGGGCTCGTCTTTCAGCATCACTACCTGCTAGAGGACTTGACGGTGCTTGAAAACGTGACCCTGTCGGGACGCTTGCGAGGGCGCGTCGACGAGGCGCGCGGCCGCGACCTCCTGGCGCGCACGGGGCTATTAGAGCGCGCTTCGTTCCTGCCGCGGCGCCTCTCCGGCGGGGAGCGCCAGCGCGCCGCCGTCGCGCGCGCCCTCTACAACCGTCCGCGCGTCGTGCTCGCCGATGAACCGACCGGCAGCTTGGACCGCGTCAGCGCCAGAAGCGTCTACGAACTCCTCGCGCAGCTCGCCCAAGAGGAGGGGAGCGCCGTGGTGATGGTGACGCACGACGAGGGGCTCGTCGAACGGGTCGACGCCCGCTTTCGCCTGCAAGACGGGGTGCTCGTCCCCGCTTAG
- a CDS encoding ABC transporter substrate-binding protein → MKRVVAALTALLALGSGSAQTLVFGQSGLPVSMNAATDGNSLTVMYQVLENLVFVEPGGTELMPGLATAWESNDEGTVWTFTLREGVTFHDGTPFNAEAAKFNFDRWNDPEFEFGFRDEGATYEAWGYVFGGFLGDEAAVLSEANVIGEYTLELVLTRPMGFLPAALSSSYFGMHSPAAIREAGADYGTPTVGAVGTGPFRFVEWVDGSQVTLERFEDYWGDAAGVERLVFRGIEDPTARLAELQAGSIDIAVNLSPDDRATVENDPNLEVVTAESNLNVGYLAMHQANEPFDDPLVRQAVAHAIDWNEIVAAFFGEDAVVATQFVPPGLIGRDESLEPYAYDPERARELLAEAGYEGGFATELWYMPVSRPYFPAPEPIAAAMASYLADVGIQASLMTQDWGTYLDSYQTGAFPMYMLGWSADFADPDNFLYTFFSAAQQQSDLGWNDPEVAQMLEEARQEPDEEVRAQLYAEVNRRVHEAVPSIPVAHNPVLNAVRAGVEGFMPSPLGSTVPFSTVTKD, encoded by the coding sequence GTGAAACGAGTTGTGGCGGCGTTGACGGCGTTGTTGGCGCTCGGGTCGGGGAGCGCGCAGACCCTCGTTTTCGGTCAGAGCGGCCTGCCGGTCAGCATGAACGCGGCGACCGACGGAAACTCGCTGACGGTGATGTACCAGGTGCTCGAAAACCTCGTCTTCGTCGAACCGGGGGGTACCGAGCTGATGCCGGGGCTGGCGACCGCGTGGGAGAGCAACGACGAGGGGACGGTCTGGACCTTTACCCTGCGCGAAGGGGTGACCTTCCACGACGGCACCCCCTTTAACGCCGAGGCGGCGAAATTTAACTTCGACCGCTGGAACGACCCCGAGTTCGAGTTCGGTTTCCGCGACGAAGGGGCCACCTACGAAGCGTGGGGGTACGTCTTCGGGGGCTTTTTGGGGGATGAAGCGGCCGTGCTGAGCGAGGCCAACGTCATAGGTGAGTACACCCTCGAGCTCGTGCTCACGCGCCCCATGGGCTTTCTGCCGGCGGCGCTCTCGTCGTCGTACTTCGGGATGCATAGCCCGGCGGCGATCAGGGAGGCGGGCGCCGACTACGGCACGCCGACCGTCGGCGCGGTGGGCACCGGCCCGTTCCGCTTCGTCGAGTGGGTCGACGGCTCTCAGGTCACCCTAGAGCGCTTCGAGGACTACTGGGGCGACGCGGCGGGCGTCGAACGCCTCGTGTTTCGCGGTATCGAGGACCCGACCGCGCGCTTGGCCGAGCTGCAAGCGGGGAGCATCGACATCGCCGTCAACCTCTCGCCGGACGACCGCGCGACGGTCGAAAACGACCCCAACCTCGAGGTCGTGACCGCTGAGAGCAACCTCAACGTCGGCTACCTGGCGATGCACCAGGCCAACGAACCGTTTGACGACCCCTTGGTGCGCCAAGCGGTCGCCCACGCGATCGACTGGAACGAGATCGTGGCGGCCTTTTTCGGCGAGGATGCGGTCGTCGCCACGCAGTTCGTGCCGCCCGGCCTCATCGGCCGCGACGAGAGCCTCGAGCCCTACGCTTATGACCCCGAACGCGCCCGCGAGCTGCTCGCCGAGGCGGGCTACGAGGGCGGCTTCGCGACCGAGCTCTGGTACATGCCGGTGTCGCGCCCCTACTTCCCGGCGCCCGAACCCATCGCCGCGGCGATGGCCTCGTACCTCGCGGACGTCGGGATTCAGGCGAGCTTGATGACGCAGGACTGGGGGACCTACCTCGACAGCTACCAGACCGGGGCGTTCCCCATGTACATGCTCGGTTGGAGCGCCGACTTCGCCGACCCCGACAACTTCCTCTACACCTTCTTTAGCGCCGCGCAGCAGCAGAGCGACCTGGGTTGGAACGACCCCGAGGTCGCGCAGATGCTCGAAGAGGCGCGCCAAGAGCCCGACGAGGAGGTGCGCGCGCAGCTCTACGCGGAGGTCAACCGCCGCGTCCACGAAGCCGTGCCCTCGATTCCGGTCGCGCACAACCCGGTCCTTAACGCCGTTCGCGCGGGCGTCGAGGGCTTTATGCCGAGCCCTTTGGGGAGCACAGTACCCTTTAGCACGGTGACCAAGGACTAA